The nucleotide window ATTACAGACAATATTATCAGTGATTTTGAATGTCTGCATTTCATGAAGCGAAACAAGTACAAAACCAATAGTATGTGTGCTCTCAAGCTTGATATGATGAAAGTTTACGATAGACTGGAGTGGTCATATTTGCAAACCATGACGATCAAGTTGGGATTTGACCCCTCATGGGTAGAGACAATTATGGGCATCATCAGTTCAGTCAAGTTCCTAGTCCCATTCAATGGAGAACAACTTGATCAATTTACACCCAGCAGAGGGATTTGACAAGGAGATCATATTTCCCCTTATCTTTTTTTAttgcagcagagggcctttcgtgtCTCCTAAAATCCAGTTCCCAGTCATCAGTGCTCAATGGTATCAAGGTGGCTCCCAAGGCTCCTGTTGTGAACCACTTGTTATTCGTCGATGACAGCCCATTGCTTTTCAAATCAAGTGTGCAGGATGCAAATGCGGTGTCAAACCAGCTTGATTCGTATTGTGCGGAGTCTGGCCAAAGGGAGAATCATGATAAGTCATCCATCTTCTTTAGTAGGGGATGCCCTCAAAACTTGAGACAAGATTTCACATTTTTTTTAAAATACCagattaacattttttgaatacatggttAACATTTATTACACATTTAACTATTTTCTTCAAATAACCGActaacatttttttaaataaaagtttaacatttttataatacatggtcaacattgtttcatacacatttaacatttttcaaatacaagttaaacattttttaaacacttgttcatcatttttttttcaaatgcttgtgttaacattttttaatacatgttcaatattttttctatacacatttttTTCAAAGACAAGTTTAACATCTTTTAATACATAGTCAACATTTTTTTCCATGCACATTtcacatttttcaaatacaaggtTAACATTTTTCGAACACTTGTTCAACATTCTTTTCAAATGCTTGGATTAACATCTTTTGAATACATGGTTTACatttttttctatacacattcaTGTTATATATTTTTTATACATGAGAAACATTTTCCCTATTCACATTAAACATTTTTAAATGCTTTATTGATAGTTtcagaaaaaaaattaaatttgTTTTCATATTATAGAATATCTGGAAATataaataaattaagaaaacAAAAAACATAAAAAAACGAGAATATGGCCTGTGGCCTGCGGCATGATGGGCTGGTCTAATATGGAGCGGCGAATACTTCCTCAGCGCCCGTCCGCGAGCCCGTTTCATCAGCGCCGCATAAAGGGCCTAAACGGCATAGCCAACGGGCCGCAAAAACAAAGCTCAGGATAGCCCGTCTCAGCCACGCCGCTCGTCAAAAAAAAAAAAGGGCCATCGCAAGGTCAGCCGGTAGGGCACGCCGCCGTTCGCTCGTCGGCACCCCGGCGTCCCAATCGTGCCCGCGTGCGCCGCCACCCCTGCTTCCCGCTCGTCGCCGTCCCGGCATCCCGCTTGTACCCACGTGCGCCGCCGTTTTGCCTCCGCCGGCGCCACCACTGCTCCCTGCTCGTCGCCGCcggtggtgcaagatgaagggtGCTGCGAGGGACGAGCACAAGAAGCCGGCAGAGGAGGAGAACAATACTCCGGCGTGGGAGGATGTGGATCCGGCGAGAAAGCAGGTCCAAGGTACATGTCTGAATTCTAATCCTCTCTGCACCTGTCCTAACTGTGATTTATTATCAGCGCGCTCTGTAAGTCTGTAGTACTCCTAATTCATAAGCAGCAAATGCCACCAGGGATATAAATTTGGACGAGTGATTCATAAAGCAGCATTGAAGGAATACCACATGCTGTAAGAAAATGTTTGAACTCGGAACTTTTATCTGTTCTGCATCTGAAAACGAGGACATGCAATTAAAATCCTAATTAGTTGTCGCAATCCTTACAAGTGTATGCTCACAGAAACTACAACTGCTACTAGTAAGTGGCTGCTTGATATACTTGGATGATTGGAATCTAGTCTAGTGCTTCTGCTGACAATTTTCTCAACTGAATTGGACACCAACAGCCAACAAGTGATGTCTTCTCGGACGATTTTAGCAAGAATAATTCAGATGTAATAACTTCTACTAACAGGTGTATGTATGTATGAGCTGATGTGATTTCTTATTCGTTCAGATTGATGCGGGAGAGGTGCAGCAGCTGTATGGTGCCGCTGAGAAGATCCACCCTGGGGTTGATGCACAGCCGGAAGGCGAGGACTGCGACGACCACAAAAAGAAGGGGCAGGTCTTCTATCCTTCAGACCGGGTACCGACCACTAAAATTGACGATGAAGATTGCTTGGCAAGATGACAATATTTCATTCCTTATTGTGACATTTACTTTGAGCTCATGTATTGTTTGTTTGTCTCACATGCGTACAGCCAACAGAGCAGTTTGTTCTACCAAGCAAGCAAATGCAGTGAAGAAACCACCACCGCCGGTTTTTCACAGCCGAAGGTGAGTGCATTGTTGTTTCTTTCTGGTTTAAGATGACCACATAAGTGATTCACCAATATGTTCCTCTTACATAACTGCTTCTACAGCACATACTCTCAGACGTGAACGCAGCGGCGACAAGAATAGGAGATGACGACGAAGTATTGATCTGACAAGTAACACATGCCAGGTCAGTGCACTTTTAATAAGAAGTGCATTCATGTATCAGTATTTCAGTATTGCAGATACTTTTCTGGTTCAAGTACCCTGAATGAGAGGAATGAATGTAAGAAGAGAAGCGGAAATTTTGTTGGCAAGTAAGCAAGCCCCTGAGACCATCCATCATCTTGTTGTCCATGCATGAAGTAGTCTTGTTTGTCAGTCGATCTGCAGTAGTTGGTGCTCTTACCAATCTAGTTGGTGGTCTGGTTGATGTGAATCAGCCTAACCCTTTTCATGGCCATATATTTTATCCTAGAGTAACTCTGGTTAATATTAATTTGATTTTGTTCCGAAAAGATTTGCCAATTCCTGTGACAATTCATCATGTATTTGCTGATCTTGTATGCAAAGTTGATCATGGTGCTATTGGCGGGCACTTGCAGTTTTCTCTTTTGTTCCACGCTGATCATATCAGCTTGTAAATCCGACACAGTACAGACTAAGCAGTACTGGATACTGACTCACAGTGGTACTACTCTACTTATTAGTACTCATCGCCGTTAGCAACCCTCTGTTCCGGTCTCGTCGAGGTCGAGCTCGAACGGTCAAGCCTCAGGCCTGGATCGCAATATACCCATCGATCCGGGGGAAGCGGCTGGCAAAAGAGCAATCAGCTAACTAGCTTGCACGGCCGGTCAATCTTCAGTGATCCGTTTTGGCTTATACTACTAGTGTGCTCATGGTGGATGTATCTCTCCGTCCTCCATGGTTCAGAGGGACGCTTCCTTGGGCTTGAGTTGAATCACCTCGGCTGCAGGCGGTCCAAGGCAAGGTAGGCGACGACCCGGTAGCCGACGAGGAGGAGCGCCATGACGCAGACGTCCACCCAATGGTTGTTGAGCCCGACGGCCTTGATGGCGGGGAACTCGGCGATTGGGCagagcgcgccgccgccgcagtcGTAGAGGCCACCGCCGTCGCGGAACTGGATGCCGAGGAGGAGCCGGTAGCAGTAGAAGCTGTAGTTGAGCCACTTGAGCCACCCGATGAAGGGCGGGATGTGCTGCACGTAGTAGCCGCCCGCGATGAGGAAGACCATGGTGATGACGGAGGCGAGCGTGGTGCCCTGCTTGACGTCCATGAGCACGGCGCCGACGGCGAGCCCGAGGCTCTGGGCGACGAGCACGCTGTAGAGCACGACGAGGAGGGAGAGCAGGAAGGAGGCCGGGCGCGGGTCGAGGCCGCCCATCCAGTAGAGGATGAGCACGAAGGCGGTGGGCAGGCCGAGCTCCATGGGGAGGTCGGCGGCGGTGCGCGCGGCGAAGTAGGAGGAGAGGCGGTACATCCCCGAGGAGCGCTCCTTGAGCAGCATGGGGCGCTCGAGCGGGAAGACGAAGACGGCGTTGTAGAGCGGGAAGAAGCCccagaagacggagaagaagaagatgagtgcgGTGCGGTCCTGCAGGTGCGCGGCCGGCGTGCGCCACcagaggaggcccgcgaggaagGCCACGCTCAGCACCTGGAAGATGCGGAGCTTGTTGAAGGACTCGTGGCGGCGCTCCTTGAGCCCGCGCCGGAGGAGCACCGAGAACTGGGCGCACCACCCGGCCGTCCACTCGGCTCGTGAGGCGCCCCGGCGTATGCCGCCTGCGCTGGCTGCCTCGTGGGAGCATATGTCCAGCTTCACCGCCGGCGCAATGTGGCGCGCGTACGCGTCGGCCAGCTTCCCCCTCACCTCCTTCTGCTCACCCTCGCTCCCGCCGCCAGGGACGCCGTCGCCGTTGGTCTCCGGCAAGATACCTGCATGCACAGAGCAATTCACAGTGATGATCAGTGCTCGGATAGCGAACGTCTCCCCGGAGGTCGACAAGTGTCGGGCACTGTGTTGGTGACCGGAATGGAGGAGGGAATGATGAGGAGGCGACCGGCCGGTGTGTGGTGGTGGCCATGATTGGGGGAGTGGACGGAGCAGTGCGTCCCTGTCCGTGTCCCTCTCTCTCCCCCACCCAGGCGATCGACCCAACAGCTCCATGGATCGATCCGATCGTACgtcgccattgccatttcgattGGCTCCGTCTCTCTCAGTGGCCGCCTATTTGGCGTGCGCTTACGTACCTACGTTCGTGTGGTTAATCACCAACGCAACGGGGGGCGCGCGATGGTGCTGGTGCTGGTGATTGTGATTGTGATTTGGATGCGATGGACGCTGATGCAGATGCAGGAAAATGGGAGAAATCCAAAGGCATGCGCGCACCGTATCGGCGACACAATCTTAGCACACCACAGTCCATCTCCCCTTTATTTATCTTCTTTTTATTTGTGAAATTCCTTTACTCGAAAAAGTATTTTATTTTAGTTCTTGGTGGGTGCCTGTGGTATCCTATGGCATTATTTTACCTTTTCTCGCGAAGTGGTTAGCCGAACAACTGTCGTTGCGGATCAGGTTCTGCAACTGTATTTATAATACTATGTCCATGAAAAAAAAAGGTGTATTCATGTTTGCGAACCGAGCATTGTTCAAACGGTTAGTTAATTTGGGGCGGAACTAGCCACCAGGGTAGATTTGACACTGGTGCTCGCATTTTTGTTGATTATTTCAGGCTTGCAGCGATGTTTGTTCAATGAGAGGAGGCATTCCTGTCGCACCATAGGTAGTTTTTAGTTTGATCTGCTCGTTGATTCTCTATCCGACGGTGGAAAAGAGTTGGCATGTCACCATACTGTTTATCAATGACATGCCCATGGCAAGCCACTGGGCTTTAGTCCACACTCCACACTAGACTGTTGTCTACGAAACGAAATTGTTAGCTAAGTTCTTTTTTCAAATAAAAAACTCTAGATTTTTCAGTTTGCATGATAAGTGACACTCTACACTAACCATCTGGTGATTTTAGAGTGACGTGTGGGTTTGTAGTTGGGTGCGATGAGCGTGATGAAATGCAACATGACAGGTAGTAAACGAATATATGCATatgcatgtactccctccgtttcaaactaaaaccacgacgagtaatttgaaacggaggaagtactatTTAAAAAACCTTTTGCAAAATGTTTTCGAAGGCCATGGCCCCCTATGACCCTCACACTGGATCCGCCCATGCTGTAGAGCTGTGCTACACAGGCTTCATGTAGCGTCGGATACTGTAGCACGGCCCCGCTCATGCAGTGTACTACGTGAACTGTTCACTTTGATCCGCCCATTGATTCTCAGTCGGACGGTTGAAAAGAGGGGGCGTGTCACCGTACTGTTCTCGAGTGACATGTCCATGGCAAGTCACTGGATCTCGGTCCACACTACACTGTGTGCGGAACGAAATTGTTAATTAACTATTTCCCAGATTAGAAATTGAGATTTTCCAGGTTAAAGTTGATTGCGACCAGGCCGGTTGGCATTTTAGGTGATCCCCTACACTAACCATCTGGCTTCTCCATGGATTTTCGAGTGATGCTGGTTTGTGGTTGGATGAGGTCAGCGTGATGGAATGCAGTGCAATGGCACATGCATGCCAACATGCCATATGCATTGGAAAGCATCATAAAAAGGGTAAGTAAAGAGAATTAAAGCGAAAGGGAATATCAGGGTGGTGTGGTGATCAGTGGGTGGAGTGGAGTCGTGTGTGGCATACCGTTGGCGAGGTCGAGCATGAGGTCGGCGGGGTTGACGGACAGCGGCGACGCGAAGCCGACGGAGGCGAAGTAGGAGAGCGCGTCGGCGGCGCGGCCGTAGTAGATGGGCCGCCCCTCGGCGGACAGCAGGAGCACCTTGTCGAACATGTGGTAGAGGCGCGACGACGGCTGGTGGATGGTCACCACGACCGTGCGCCTGCCGCCGGCGGCCATGCGGCGGAGCGTGCCGACGATCCTCGCGGCCGTGGTGGAGTCGAGCCCTGAGGTGGGCTCGTCCAGGAGCAGCAGGCTCGGGTCCACGAGCATCTCCAGCCCGATGCTCACCCGCTTGCGCTCGCCGCCGGACAGCCCGCGCACGCCGCGCACTCCGCCGACCATGCTGTGGGCCACCTTGGTGAGGCCAAGCTCACGGGCCACCGCCTCTGCCTGCGCGCGCTTCTCGCCGGCGCCGAGGGCGCGGGGAAGCCGGAGCAGCGCCGTGTACCACAGCGTCTCGGCCACGGTCAGATGCGGGTACAGCACGTCGTGCTGCGTCACGAAACCCGTGCGCCGCTTCACGGCGCCGGAGAAGGGCTGCCCGTTGTAGGTGATCTTGCCGGACAGCAGCGCGTGCCGGTGCCGGCCTCCCAGCGCCGTGAGCAGCGTCGTCTTGCCGCTCCCGGACGGGCCCAGCATCGCCAGCATCTCCCCCGGCCGCACCACCCCAGACATCCCGCTGATGATCGTCTTCTCCCTCGGCGGCAACGCCGCCGCCTTGTTCTTCTTGgcccccgccccgccgccgcacgccgACGACACCACGCTCGTGCACCATCCCTCCGTCGCCTGCCCGACCTTCACCTTGTACACCACTTCCTCGAACTGCACCCATGCAGACACACACGTCTCACCACCAATCGTGACCAAACGAATAACTGAAGCCGTTTACGCACATGAATGCGCACGCGCGTGCGTCTGCATGAAACATTACCTTGAGGACGAGAGGGAAGGagttggcggcggcggggcggtggcCGGAGGCGTCGGACGGCGGGCTGGAGGTGgtgggatggacggcgccggaaGGGTTGCCGTTGCTGCTGGGCGGGGTACAAGTAGAAGTAGGTGCCACCTTGTGTTTATCATCATCATGCAATTCTTGAGGCGCCATGGCGATCTTCTTTGTATATAGTACTACCTTATGATGATGAGATGAGATGAGGCAAATTAAGGACCTTGGTCTGCCACTGCTACTTGGTTAACTTGTCTGGCTGGGGTGGTGGTATTTATCGGGGGAGGAGGAGGGCAAAGGGAGGGAGAAGGGGCCCTACCAAATGTGCTCAGGCCTCAGGGGAGCAAACACTTGTTGCTGTCACTTTCTCTTTGGTTAGTTAGTTAGTTCTCCATCGGTATATATATTTATGTTTACCGATTAGTCCTTGATTAAGTGTGTGCTGTGTGCATGAAAGTAACATCACTAGCTATCAGCTGGTAGTTACAACTGGTAGTTATTATTGTTAAAACATGAGTGAAAGGAAGTTTGCATTCAGTGGCTTGCTGTAGCTGATAGTATGGAGCCACGGAGGGGCAGGATGGCTCGGTGGACATACATTCAGTACATAATTAACATATCTCCTCCTTTCCTTCGGACATGATGCAGTGGACTTATTGATCAAACTGCATAGGGGTTTTTTCTCGAAAAGTAGGATGACCCCGTCCTCCACTTCCATTCATACACCTTCATCTCAAAATATAAGATATTTTTAGGCTAAAGTAGTGTAAAAAACGTCTTATGTTTTGAGACGGAGGTAGCATTATTTATCGGTTTTGCTATTTCTCAGGTATCTGAATATTTGTATTGCATCAGTCACTTTTTCCttcttctttccttcttcccaaGCAAACATATGCGGCTAGCTTTGGCATCCGTTCCTCATCTCTGGTCGTCCGCAGAAAATGAAACTCCGCCTCTGCCTCCGCATCTGCAACCTGCTAGAGGCTAATCGGATGACGATGATGAGCCTGCCATGCTTGGCTTT belongs to Triticum urartu cultivar G1812 chromosome 7, Tu2.1, whole genome shotgun sequence and includes:
- the LOC125526005 gene encoding ABC transporter G family member 14 → MAPQELHDDDKHKVAPTSTCTPPSSNGNPSGAVHPTTSSPPSDASGHRPAAANSFPLVLKFEEVVYKVKVGQATEGWCTSVVSSACGGGAGAKKNKAAALPPREKTIISGMSGVVRPGEMLAMLGPSGSGKTTLLTALGGRHRHALLSGKITYNGQPFSGAVKRRTGFVTQHDVLYPHLTVAETLWYTALLRLPRALGAGEKRAQAEAVARELGLTKVAHSMVGGVRGVRGLSGGERKRVSIGLEMLVDPSLLLLDEPTSGLDSTTAARIVGTLRRMAAGGRRTVVVTIHQPSSRLYHMFDKVLLLSAEGRPIYYGRAADALSYFASVGFASPLSVNPADLMLDLANGILPETNGDGVPGGGSEGEQKEVRGKLADAYARHIAPAVKLDICSHEAASAGGIRRGASRAEWTAGWCAQFSVLLRRGLKERRHESFNKLRIFQVLSVAFLAGLLWWRTPAAHLQDRTALIFFFSVFWGFFPLYNAVFVFPLERPMLLKERSSGMYRLSSYFAARTAADLPMELGLPTAFVLILYWMGGLDPRPASFLLSLLVVLYSVLVAQSLGLAVGAVLMDVKQGTTLASVITMVFLIAGGYYVQHIPPFIGWLKWLNYSFYCYRLLLGIQFRDGGGLYDCGGGALCPIAEFPAIKAVGLNNHWVDVCVMALLLVGYRVVAYLALDRLQPR